A window of the Candidatus Neomarinimicrobiota bacterium genome harbors these coding sequences:
- a CDS encoding PAS domain S-box protein, whose translation MTDTTGTDFNGNLDPQTYKAVFHNAYDAIFLVRDGHFIDCNPKAEEMFGYSREEFLHLQPAEVSPEYQPDGQLSREKSKSKIQAALNGTPQRFEWKHMRADSTPFDADVSLNRIDVDDNVFVLGIVRDITERKRIEERITYQASLLNEVEDAIIATDMNTIITHWNAGAEQVYGISASDAIDKTVEEVFGKALVDEIRGKLGDSFKQQGLWRGEFNWKTPDGIKKTVEGNVTRLTDEAGGSLGTIAIYRDVTDRKETEQRIRELSRYPEENPTPVMRVECDGNITYTNSASAPLLEYWEITANDMLPPDIAQTAESACDSGENIEAIVETDESIYSLLFAPQPESGYVYIYGKEVTETRSMQRALEASEERYRAFIENSNEGIWRFEIEDTIPIESSVEEHLTTAYNSAHLAECNDAMARMYGYENKDDLIGARLSDLLPPEDPDNLAYIKKFFENGFKLTNEITHEKDLQGEEHIFNNSLVGIEKNGSITRIWGTQQDITEQKNAEQALRESEEKFRALTETASSAILIFQDDSFVYGNKALTELTGYSSAELSRIQLSVLVAEEYKEHLSRILASESRENQPGGRMEFRITTKDGQERWIDFTATEIEYHGKTAQLGTAFDITERKRGELVQSAVFQISEIVHTTETLDEVYKRIHEIIQNLMPAKNFYISLYDPEENLLRFPYFVDEKTEYQGAFSRKPGGGITEYVMELGEPLLLTTEDMLRMVEEGEIVAHGEYAVDWLGIPLQARQKTIGVLAVQSYDPGVRYFEREKNILSFVSRQVAMTIDRKRAEAELARERQQLAVTLRSIGDGVITTNTEGQIQLMNKMAEQLTGWSEKEAKGKNLDDVFPLVNKNTHEPFDYSLREVITQRKSVSLPPQTILKTRQGGELLIADSISPLSDENSKVIGAVLVFRDETEKRQMERELLKSRKLESVGTLAGGIAHDFNNILAGILGNISLAKLNTGDQNKVDELLQNAERAAKRASSLTNQLLTFSKGGAPVKETSSIADILRESVKFALHGSNVRYELKISDDLWAAEVDPGQIDQVINNVILNADQAMPSGGTIRIRAENIMLESSLSAPLFPGAYIKISITDSGVGIPEEDLEKIFDPYFSTKDMGHGLGLATCYSIVQKHGGKIEAESEVGRGTTMTIYLPARKEKQLEIETKTRAKILTGEGKVLLMDDDKTVLEIASEMLTRLGYDVTTASDGDEAIHLYKNAIDTNEHFDVVILDLTIPGGKGGKVTAEEILDIDPEANMLVSSGYSTDQIMANYEEYGFQWKVAKPYNLEELSQALNRVLQKN comes from the coding sequence ATGACCGATACAACAGGTACTGATTTCAACGGTAATCTCGACCCCCAAACCTACAAAGCTGTTTTCCACAATGCCTACGACGCCATCTTTTTAGTGCGTGATGGTCATTTTATCGACTGCAATCCGAAAGCGGAAGAGATGTTTGGATACTCCAGAGAGGAATTTCTGCATTTACAGCCCGCGGAGGTGTCTCCGGAATACCAGCCGGATGGACAACTTTCCAGGGAGAAATCGAAATCAAAAATACAAGCGGCGCTCAACGGCACGCCACAGCGATTCGAATGGAAACATATGCGTGCAGACAGCACTCCGTTTGATGCCGATGTCAGTCTCAACCGGATTGATGTTGACGATAATGTGTTCGTGCTGGGAATTGTCCGGGATATAACAGAACGAAAACGAATCGAGGAACGGATTACCTACCAGGCCAGTCTGTTGAATGAAGTGGAAGACGCGATTATTGCCACGGATATGAACACAATTATTACGCACTGGAACGCCGGCGCCGAACAGGTATACGGGATCTCGGCCAGTGATGCGATAGACAAAACGGTAGAGGAGGTTTTCGGCAAAGCCCTGGTGGATGAAATCCGGGGAAAGCTCGGGGACTCATTCAAACAGCAAGGACTCTGGCGTGGGGAATTCAACTGGAAAACACCGGATGGGATTAAGAAAACCGTGGAAGGCAACGTGACGCGATTGACCGATGAGGCGGGTGGTTCCCTTGGGACAATTGCTATTTACCGGGATGTAACCGACCGAAAGGAAACGGAGCAGAGAATCCGGGAGCTGTCCCGCTATCCGGAGGAAAACCCCACCCCTGTAATGCGGGTAGAGTGCGACGGGAATATCACGTATACAAACAGCGCAAGTGCGCCATTACTGGAGTATTGGGAAATCACTGCGAATGACATGTTGCCCCCGGATATCGCTCAAACAGCAGAATCGGCATGCGACTCAGGAGAAAATATCGAAGCTATAGTGGAGACTGATGAGTCAATATATTCCCTGCTCTTTGCCCCGCAACCTGAGTCTGGTTACGTCTATATTTATGGCAAAGAGGTCACTGAAACGCGTTCAATGCAGCGAGCTCTTGAAGCCTCTGAAGAACGGTATCGGGCATTTATTGAGAACAGCAATGAAGGTATATGGCGGTTTGAGATTGAGGATACTATTCCAATAGAAAGCTCTGTGGAAGAGCATCTGACTACGGCTTATAATTCAGCGCATCTGGCCGAATGTAACGATGCCATGGCACGAATGTACGGGTATGAGAACAAAGATGATCTCATCGGAGCCAGGTTGAGTGATCTGTTACCGCCGGAAGATCCGGACAATCTCGCCTACATTAAAAAATTTTTCGAAAACGGGTTTAAACTGACCAACGAAATCACACACGAAAAAGACCTGCAAGGCGAAGAGCATATATTCAACAACAGTCTGGTGGGGATTGAAAAGAACGGATCCATCACCCGAATTTGGGGAACCCAACAAGATATTACCGAACAGAAGAATGCCGAACAGGCGCTTCGGGAGAGCGAGGAAAAATTCCGGGCGCTGACCGAAACTGCCTCTTCCGCCATATTGATTTTCCAAGACGATTCGTTTGTTTACGGAAATAAGGCATTGACTGAGCTCACCGGGTATTCTTCTGCCGAGTTGTCCCGGATACAATTGTCGGTCCTAGTTGCCGAAGAATACAAGGAGCACCTCTCCAGGATATTGGCTTCGGAATCCAGGGAGAATCAACCGGGGGGAAGGATGGAATTCCGGATTACCACCAAAGATGGTCAGGAGCGATGGATCGATTTTACAGCCACCGAAATCGAATACCACGGTAAAACAGCCCAGCTGGGGACGGCGTTCGATATCACCGAGCGGAAACGCGGGGAATTGGTGCAATCCGCAGTATTCCAGATTTCGGAAATTGTCCACACCACGGAGACGCTGGATGAGGTGTACAAGCGGATTCATGAAATTATCCAAAACCTGATGCCGGCAAAGAATTTTTATATTTCGCTATACGATCCTGAAGAAAATCTGCTGAGATTCCCATATTTCGTGGACGAAAAAACCGAATACCAGGGTGCCTTCTCCCGGAAACCGGGAGGGGGCATTACAGAATATGTTATGGAGTTGGGAGAGCCACTTCTTTTAACGACCGAGGATATGCTCAGGATGGTGGAAGAGGGCGAAATTGTCGCTCACGGGGAATATGCTGTGGATTGGCTCGGGATTCCGCTCCAGGCCAGGCAAAAAACTATCGGAGTTCTGGCGGTACAAAGCTACGATCCGGGAGTCCGGTATTTTGAACGGGAGAAAAATATTCTCTCCTTCGTCTCCAGGCAGGTGGCGATGACCATCGATCGGAAGCGGGCGGAAGCCGAGCTGGCACGGGAACGCCAACAACTGGCGGTCACCCTGCGTTCTATAGGCGACGGTGTGATCACCACCAATACCGAAGGTCAAATTCAACTGATGAATAAGATGGCCGAACAGCTCACCGGATGGAGCGAGAAGGAGGCAAAAGGCAAAAACCTTGATGACGTTTTCCCGCTGGTCAATAAAAACACCCATGAACCATTTGATTATTCTTTAAGAGAGGTAATCACCCAGCGAAAGTCAGTTTCTCTCCCTCCGCAAACTATTCTGAAAACCCGGCAGGGCGGGGAGCTCCTCATCGCGGACAGTATTTCGCCGCTCAGTGATGAAAACAGTAAAGTGATTGGAGCAGTACTCGTCTTCCGGGATGAAACGGAAAAGCGCCAGATGGAACGGGAATTATTAAAGTCCAGAAAACTGGAATCGGTGGGGACGCTGGCCGGTGGTATTGCGCACGACTTTAACAACATTCTTGCGGGCATTCTGGGAAATATTTCTCTAGCTAAACTGAATACGGGCGATCAGAATAAAGTGGACGAATTGCTCCAGAATGCGGAGCGGGCTGCCAAGCGAGCATCCAGTCTGACGAACCAGTTGTTAACATTTTCAAAAGGCGGCGCACCGGTCAAAGAGACCTCCTCTATTGCAGATATTCTTCGGGAGTCGGTGAAATTCGCCCTGCACGGCTCGAATGTCCGGTATGAGTTGAAAATTTCGGATGATCTCTGGGCAGCCGAAGTGGACCCGGGGCAGATTGATCAAGTTATTAACAATGTCATTTTGAATGCCGACCAGGCCATGCCATCGGGTGGCACGATTCGTATCCGTGCGGAAAATATTATGTTGGAGTCCTCGCTGTCTGCACCACTGTTTCCCGGAGCGTATATCAAAATTAGCATCACCGATTCCGGTGTCGGGATCCCGGAAGAGGATCTGGAAAAGATTTTCGATCCGTATTTCAGTACCAAGGATATGGGGCATGGGCTGGGATTGGCGACCTGTTACTCTATTGTGCAGAAGCATGGCGGAAAAATAGAAGCAGAATCAGAGGTAGGCCGGGGAACGACCATGACGATTTACCTGCCTGCCCGGAAAGAAAAACAGCTGGAGATTGAAACCAAAACCAGAGCCAAGATTTTGACGGGTGAGGGAAAAGTGCTGTTGATGGACGATGACAAAACGGTATTGGAGATTGCCTCCGAGATGCTTACCCGATTGGGGTATGACGTTACAACCGCCAGCGACGGAGATGAAGCCATCCACTTGTACAAAAACGCAATAGATACTAATGAGCACTTTGATGTGGTTATATTGGATTTAACTATTCCAGGCGGCAAAGGCGGGAAGGTGACTGCTGAAGAGATACTGGATATCGATCCGGAGGCGAATATGCTGGTATCCAGCGGATATTCCACGGATCAGATTATGGCCAATTACGAGGAGTACGGTTTTCAGTGGAAAGTTGCCAAGCCGTATAATCTGGAAGAGTTAAGTCAGGCACTGAATCGCGTACTGCAAAAAAATTAG
- a CDS encoding response regulator transcription factor produces MKQIIESSAEFQVTGEAEYGNEVLELLEESTYDLVILDISLPDRSGLDILKQIESLYPDLPVLVLSIHPEELYARRALNAGASGYLTKRSAPDELVKAIRNIAAGRKYITSSMAETLVTWMNEENMPLHETLSDREYQVLEYIGKGYSLNKIAKQLNLSANTVSTYRSRILEKMGLQNNAELIYYAVQHGLVE; encoded by the coding sequence ATGAAGCAGATTATCGAATCCTCGGCTGAATTTCAGGTCACCGGCGAGGCTGAATACGGCAACGAAGTACTGGAGTTGCTGGAAGAATCGACCTACGATTTAGTGATTTTGGATATTTCTCTGCCGGATCGCAGTGGGTTAGATATTCTCAAGCAGATAGAATCACTGTACCCTGACCTCCCTGTGCTGGTGCTGAGTATTCATCCGGAAGAACTGTATGCCCGCAGAGCGCTGAATGCGGGCGCATCCGGGTATCTGACAAAGCGGAGTGCTCCGGATGAACTGGTAAAAGCAATCCGGAATATCGCAGCCGGCCGGAAGTACATTACATCGAGTATGGCCGAGACCCTGGTCACCTGGATGAATGAAGAGAATATGCCGCTCCACGAAACCCTGTCCGACCGTGAATACCAGGTACTGGAGTACATTGGGAAGGGATACTCCCTCAATAAAATTGCCAAACAACTGAACCTGAGTGCCAATACCGTGAGTACATACCGTTCCAGGATTCTCGAAAAAATGGGATTACAGAATAATGCCGAATTAATTTATTATGCTGTGCAACACGGACTCGTGGAGTAG
- a CDS encoding response regulator transcription factor: protein MKIVIADDAASFRERLRDMIEAIPEVSKVIATDGGFDALRQIIVHQPELAVLDIRMPGANGYEILIEVKKRDPDIRIFIVTAFGDELNKTMAEHCGADGFYTKTGHLNEMLNKIEQLAKEKAISERDVWEEIVDESG from the coding sequence ATGAAAATTGTCATCGCAGATGATGCGGCTTCCTTTCGGGAACGGCTCAGGGATATGATAGAAGCGATACCAGAGGTGAGTAAGGTGATTGCCACGGATGGCGGGTTCGATGCACTCCGGCAAATCATCGTGCACCAACCGGAGCTTGCTGTGTTGGATATCCGGATGCCGGGGGCGAACGGGTATGAAATCCTGATTGAGGTTAAAAAACGTGATCCTGATATCCGGATCTTCATCGTTACGGCTTTCGGAGATGAGTTAAATAAAACCATGGCCGAACACTGCGGTGCGGATGGATTTTACACCAAGACCGGACACCTGAATGAGATGCTCAACAAAATTGAACAATTGGCCAAAGAGAAAGCTATCTCTGAGAGAGATGTATGGGAAGAAATCGTAGACGAATCTGGATAA
- a CDS encoding PAS domain S-box protein: MGRNRRRIWIIAAVLAATGLIITASSVFLLYQTAIEEEELHLLEKVRNQEFLIEELSNSGMSKEEILIRVSAAQQRSLSANRRSEFVLGTLTVDSIHFIMNRDLRYPERMAQVPLTATLGEPMQRALAGYSGTVVGHDYRGVKVLGACGYIDSLNWGIVAKVNLAAIREPYLRAGGIAGTSALLLIALAVFLIIRNTNPIITGLEKHTRDLRERMKELRCMYSVTEIAGRKGLILTGILQEVVSAIPSGWQYPDSTAAQIVYGHQEFVTSGYTGNGPRLESALQLPNGTTGSIRVERTVLYGEEPFIPEEQDLLDGIASTLSRALISRQTEEALKESEAKYRELFNNMPIGLYRTSSDGKFLEANEALARILGFDSQEELLKTEVLKVYANPEDRKKWQEKLAKDGLVDRHEVEIRRKDGSTGWVQHSARTVTDDAGNVMQYEGAVEEITLRKQAERQLRKSEEQLRRAQQVAHIGSWYIDLPSNVLEWTGETYRIFGVPIDTPMNYDLFLDRIHPEDRAMVDQAWQTALDGGGYSVEHRITVNGEQRWVIEKAEIIFNDHGEPVKGIGTVHDITERKQYELALQKNEERFRAMIQNASDLITVINPEGIIQYDSPSIQRILGYKPHDRLGTSAFEYIYPDEAEIVENALSEVAKTPGKTLSLHIRIRNAAGDYRVMEITGSNMLDEPAIRGIVANARDVTERVESSEKMQAYSEELERSNKELEQFAYVASHDLQEPLRMVTSYLQLLERRYGGQLDSDADEFIEFAVDGANRMKTLIVDLLKYSRVNTRGNPFEETNLNSLVNDVLEYMKMAVDEKSAVVLVGELPELPVDRTQIAQVFQNLIGNGLKYSGDAPPEIHISAKQVKNVWRFKIQDNGIGIAPEHRQRIFGIFERLHGQDEYGGGTGIGLSVTKRIVERHGGDIWVESEPGNGSTFYFTIGNGQE, encoded by the coding sequence ATGGGAAGAAATCGTAGACGAATCTGGATAATTGCTGCCGTATTAGCTGCCACCGGACTGATAATAACAGCCTCCTCTGTTTTTCTCTTATACCAAACGGCCATAGAGGAAGAAGAGCTCCATCTCCTGGAAAAAGTACGTAACCAGGAATTCCTCATTGAGGAATTAAGTAACTCCGGTATGTCGAAGGAGGAAATCCTGATTCGGGTCTCAGCCGCCCAGCAACGATCGTTGTCCGCCAACCGGCGCAGCGAATTTGTTCTGGGGACTTTGACGGTGGATTCCATTCACTTTATAATGAACAGAGACCTGCGGTATCCGGAACGGATGGCGCAGGTCCCGCTGACTGCTACACTGGGTGAGCCAATGCAGCGGGCACTGGCGGGATATTCAGGAACTGTGGTCGGCCACGATTACCGGGGTGTAAAGGTTTTGGGCGCCTGTGGATATATCGATTCCCTGAACTGGGGAATTGTGGCCAAGGTAAACCTGGCTGCTATCCGGGAGCCTTATCTGCGCGCAGGCGGAATTGCGGGGACGTCGGCACTTCTGCTGATTGCGCTCGCTGTCTTCCTCATCATCCGGAACACCAATCCGATAATTACCGGGCTGGAGAAGCACACCCGGGATCTTCGGGAGCGGATGAAAGAATTACGGTGTATGTATTCTGTCACGGAAATTGCTGGCCGGAAAGGATTGATACTTACCGGCATTCTCCAGGAGGTCGTTTCCGCCATTCCCAGTGGTTGGCAGTACCCGGATTCTACCGCTGCTCAAATTGTGTATGGTCACCAGGAATTTGTCACATCCGGATATACCGGAAACGGGCCCCGTCTGGAAAGTGCTCTCCAACTTCCAAATGGCACTACCGGTAGTATCCGGGTGGAACGGACAGTTTTATACGGTGAGGAGCCTTTCATTCCGGAAGAACAGGACCTGCTCGATGGAATTGCATCAACACTCAGCCGGGCACTCATTTCCCGGCAAACCGAGGAGGCGCTAAAGGAATCGGAAGCGAAGTATCGCGAATTGTTCAACAACATGCCTATCGGGCTTTACCGGACGTCGTCGGACGGAAAGTTCCTGGAAGCGAACGAGGCATTGGCCCGAATTCTTGGATTCGACAGCCAGGAAGAATTGTTGAAGACAGAAGTGCTGAAGGTGTATGCAAATCCTGAAGACCGTAAAAAGTGGCAGGAGAAACTGGCAAAAGACGGTCTTGTAGACAGGCATGAGGTGGAGATCCGCCGTAAGGATGGGTCTACAGGGTGGGTGCAACACAGCGCAAGAACGGTTACGGATGATGCCGGAAATGTTATGCAATATGAGGGGGCAGTGGAAGAGATCACCCTGAGGAAACAGGCAGAACGGCAGCTCCGTAAGAGTGAGGAACAGCTGCGGCGTGCGCAGCAGGTAGCGCATATCGGAAGCTGGTATATCGATCTCCCGTCCAATGTTCTGGAATGGACCGGGGAAACTTATCGAATATTTGGTGTTCCGATCGATACACCAATGAATTATGACCTGTTCCTGGATCGGATTCACCCGGAAGACCGGGCAATGGTCGATCAAGCCTGGCAGACTGCACTCGATGGGGGCGGATATAGCGTTGAACACAGGATTACGGTGAACGGTGAGCAACGCTGGGTCATTGAGAAAGCGGAAATCATTTTCAATGATCATGGCGAGCCTGTTAAAGGCATCGGTACGGTGCATGATATTACGGAACGGAAACAGTACGAGCTGGCCCTCCAAAAAAATGAAGAGCGGTTCAGGGCTATGATTCAGAACGCTTCTGACCTGATTACGGTCATAAATCCTGAAGGCATAATTCAGTACGACAGTCCCTCGATTCAAAGGATTTTGGGCTATAAACCTCACGATCGATTGGGAACATCGGCCTTTGAGTATATCTATCCCGATGAAGCTGAGATTGTGGAGAACGCCCTGAGTGAGGTGGCGAAGACGCCAGGGAAAACACTGTCTTTACATATTCGGATCCGGAATGCTGCCGGGGACTACCGGGTGATGGAGATCACCGGGTCGAATATGCTGGACGAGCCGGCTATCCGGGGTATTGTGGCAAATGCCAGAGATGTGACGGAGCGGGTGGAATCCTCGGAAAAGATGCAGGCCTACTCAGAAGAGCTGGAACGGTCTAACAAAGAGCTGGAACAGTTTGCGTATGTCGCATCCCATGACCTGCAGGAACCACTACGGATGGTTACCAGTTATCTGCAGCTCCTGGAGCGTCGATATGGGGGGCAACTGGATTCGGATGCCGACGAATTTATCGAGTTTGCGGTGGATGGCGCCAACCGTATGAAAACGCTGATCGTTGACCTGCTGAAGTATTCCAGAGTCAATACCCGCGGTAATCCTTTTGAAGAGACAAACCTGAATTCCCTGGTGAACGACGTGCTGGAATATATGAAAATGGCCGTGGATGAAAAGTCGGCCGTGGTGTTGGTGGGAGAATTGCCGGAATTGCCCGTAGACCGAACCCAGATAGCACAGGTCTTTCAAAACCTGATTGGAAACGGTTTGAAATACAGTGGAGATGCGCCGCCGGAAATTCACATCTCGGCAAAACAGGTCAAAAATGTTTGGCGGTTTAAAATACAGGATAATGGAATCGGGATTGCGCCGGAGCACCGGCAGCGTATCTTTGGCATTTTTGAACGGCTTCATGGCCAGGATGAATACGGAGGCGGCACAGGCATAGGACTGTCGGTGACAAAACGAATCGTTGAGCGCCATGGCGGTGATATCTGGGTAGAATCCGAACCGGGAAACGGGTCAACATTCTATTTCACAATCGGAAACGGACAGGAGTAA
- a CDS encoding PAS domain S-box protein: protein MKWFSLASLRVRLMLFAVILLIPAIFLTIYNTRELESHAAIDSRRNALHLVRILSEEQNRVIENARHLLTALSHIPPIKNLRHPQCDSLLTGMIRDYPTYSNIVLADSSGKIICSAIPSDRQVNVNDREWFQRTAKSGEFSIGEVQTGRFSGDQIVVLGYPIKNSSGASMAVAGIGIKLNWLNSMIRITDLTKQTFVSIFDADGTVIAHYPNPEEHLGAHLFDEALYTRIRELSEGSLTARLGPEQREYLLSFSQFGPDEMETYVSVGIPTEHAFATAQQYLVRQIILLGGIFAVVVLTIWFGGNTLFINKVKKLIRVTRQVAEGDFSARTEIPPGEGELNQLAANFDQMTKALGAQRESLQKTSRRYQELLDNIRDVIFVLAPDGTVTSISAAFDNILGFSRDDWLGKKFQPAIHPDDLPKFESYFNMALRGEETSLFEVRAKSGRTYLTIEYRLSPRVMGDQIDGVIGVARDVTRRKEAEELLRRQEEEYRSLVQNVPDVISRVDREYRHLFINSVIERYIGIPPEVIIGNTVRETGLPNSFVQMFETNIDAVFRTGEEQQAEYDFATNQGHRHLHIRFVPEHSDEGEVETVLNVARDVTELRETEEALHESERLLQETFEALEEAVIVVEVDSRKIITCNPATERIFGYSKEEMLGKSTRMLHVDEKHYRQFDEMGVEPLQASGSWETEYRMRKKDGTIFPTEHTISILEDAKGNWKSVVSVVRDISERKKAEQELRRSRERLRSLARNLQSAQEEERRRISRDIHDELGQQLTAMQLDAIWFKRELRDDPTEYIERIDSMIALIDDAIATIQRIASELHPGMLEDLGLLAVLEWETTRLARRAGFEYALDFSDEEPELSHEKKTSLYRIFQGAMTNIIRHAEASLVRVQLTEDESDYILTVEDNGRGISQDQIDNTKSLGINSMRERVQTWGGQLVITGDPDNGTTLVVTMPKGEGFKA from the coding sequence ATGAAGTGGTTCTCGTTGGCCAGCTTACGGGTCAGGCTGATGCTGTTTGCCGTGATTCTATTGATTCCGGCTATTTTTCTGACCATATATAATACCCGGGAACTGGAAAGCCATGCGGCTATTGATTCCAGGCGAAATGCGCTTCACCTGGTTCGGATTCTGTCTGAAGAGCAGAACCGGGTCATTGAGAATGCCCGGCATCTCCTGACCGCATTGTCCCATATCCCACCGATTAAAAACCTCCGGCATCCCCAGTGTGATAGCTTGCTCACCGGCATGATACGGGATTACCCGACCTATTCCAATATCGTACTCGCAGATTCATCCGGGAAAATTATCTGTTCAGCCATCCCGTCGGACAGGCAAGTAAATGTAAACGATCGGGAGTGGTTTCAACGGACAGCGAAATCCGGTGAATTTTCCATCGGGGAGGTCCAGACGGGACGCTTTTCCGGCGACCAAATTGTCGTGCTCGGTTACCCAATAAAAAACAGCAGCGGAGCAAGCATGGCCGTTGCTGGTATCGGGATTAAGCTCAATTGGCTCAATTCGATGATCCGGATTACGGACCTGACCAAACAGACCTTCGTCAGCATCTTTGATGCGGACGGAACGGTAATTGCCCACTATCCGAATCCGGAGGAACATCTCGGCGCTCACCTGTTTGATGAGGCATTGTATACCAGGATTCGGGAGTTGAGTGAAGGTTCTCTGACTGCCAGACTCGGCCCGGAACAGCGGGAATATCTGCTGAGCTTCAGCCAGTTCGGTCCCGACGAAATGGAAACATATGTCAGCGTTGGAATTCCAACCGAGCACGCATTTGCCACCGCACAGCAATACCTGGTGCGTCAGATTATCTTGCTGGGAGGCATCTTTGCGGTTGTAGTACTCACAATTTGGTTTGGTGGGAATACGTTGTTTATTAATAAGGTGAAGAAGTTAATCCGGGTGACCCGGCAGGTAGCGGAGGGCGATTTCTCGGCCCGGACAGAAATACCCCCTGGTGAAGGAGAACTCAATCAGCTGGCAGCCAATTTTGACCAAATGACAAAAGCCCTGGGAGCCCAGCGGGAAAGTCTCCAAAAGACGTCACGGCGATACCAGGAACTCCTGGATAATATCCGGGATGTCATTTTCGTCCTGGCACCGGATGGAACTGTGACATCTATCAGTGCAGCATTTGATAATATACTTGGGTTTTCGCGCGATGATTGGCTGGGGAAGAAGTTTCAGCCGGCTATTCATCCGGATGATTTACCCAAATTTGAAAGCTATTTTAATATGGCGCTCCGGGGTGAAGAGACCTCCCTGTTTGAGGTGCGGGCCAAAAGTGGAAGAACGTATCTGACAATCGAATACCGGCTTTCTCCAAGGGTCATGGGTGACCAAATCGATGGCGTAATCGGTGTCGCCCGGGATGTCACCCGCCGGAAAGAGGCCGAAGAACTTCTCCGGCGGCAGGAAGAAGAGTATCGGTCGCTGGTGCAAAATGTTCCGGACGTTATCTCCCGGGTGGACAGAGAGTACCGCCATTTGTTTATTAACAGCGTCATCGAACGGTATATCGGTATTCCGCCGGAAGTAATCATTGGGAATACAGTCCGGGAAACCGGTCTGCCAAATTCCTTTGTACAGATGTTTGAGACAAACATAGACGCTGTCTTCCGCACCGGTGAAGAACAACAGGCGGAATACGATTTCGCGACGAACCAGGGCCATCGTCATCTCCACATTCGTTTTGTACCTGAGCATTCGGATGAGGGAGAAGTGGAAACCGTATTAAATGTGGCCAGAGATGTAACTGAGCTCCGGGAAACCGAAGAAGCGCTCCACGAATCCGAGCGGTTACTCCAGGAAACGTTTGAAGCGCTGGAGGAAGCGGTGATTGTAGTAGAGGTGGATTCCCGGAAAATAATCACTTGTAACCCCGCCACTGAGCGTATTTTTGGGTACTCCAAAGAGGAAATGTTGGGCAAGAGTACCCGGATGCTCCACGTTGATGAGAAGCATTATCGCCAATTTGATGAGATGGGAGTGGAACCGCTCCAGGCCAGTGGATCCTGGGAAACCGAATACCGAATGCGGAAGAAAGACGGGACTATTTTCCCCACGGAACATACTATCTCCATCCTGGAAGATGCGAAGGGAAACTGGAAGAGTGTAGTGAGCGTAGTCCGGGATATTTCGGAGCGGAAAAAGGCGGAACAGGAGCTTCGACGATCCCGCGAGCGTTTGCGGAGTCTGGCGAGAAACCTGCAAAGTGCGCAGGAGGAAGAGCGCAGGAGAATCAGCCGGGATATCCACGATGAACTGGGCCAGCAGTTGACGGCCATGCAGCTTGATGCCATCTGGTTTAAGCGCGAACTCCGGGATGACCCAACTGAATATATAGAAAGAATTGACAGCATGATTGCATTGATAGATGATGCTATTGCAACGATCCAGCGCATCGCCTCTGAGCTTCACCCGGGTATGCTGGAGGACTTGGGGTTGTTGGCAGTCCTCGAATGGGAAACCACACGACTGGCCCGTCGGGCGGGCTTTGAGTATGCATTGGATTTTTCTGACGAAGAGCCTGAACTATCCCATGAGAAAAAAACCTCGTTATATCGTATCTTCCAGGGGGCGATGACTAATATAATCAGGCACGCCGAGGCCTCTCTGGTTCGTGTACAACTCACAGAAGATGAATCGGATTACATTTTAACAGTTGAAGACAATGGTCGCGGCATTAGTCAGGACCAAATAGATAATACAAAATCCCTGGGGATAAATAGTATGCGGGAGCGGGTGCAGACCTGGGGGGGACAACTGGTGATTACGGGAGATCCCGATAACGGAACAACCCTTGTGGTCACCATGCCGAAGGGAGAAGGATTTAAGGCGTGA